A genomic window from Chrysoperla carnea chromosome 3, inChrCarn1.1, whole genome shotgun sequence includes:
- the LOC123295986 gene encoding uncharacterized protein LOC123295986: MLFRLLTVLLFCGIVVNGFEVLNQWNTLEYDVPEFDYETARTIRPENNVFTGMEITDDRIFIATPRLYSGTGPTVTSIPRNTLPGSSPVLKAYPDWSWHTQNVRGQNYSCEGLVSVYRLRQDSCNRLWVLDSGLTTSIEDFRVVCPPKIVIFDLHTNQPVRIIQFPRGVLRPSTLTTNLVIDEVSRGKCDNAFAYISDTAAPGLIVYDSAKDAAWRFIHPTMFPDPDFSSTTVAGETFQLMDGIVGLAMSAPTGVLYYQPLATNRVFSVPLAVLQKGPLAQNEELPVSLVGTKSSQGIGLAVDPKTDSLIFGPATETAIALWNPRSNLQSVLAYDPELLQFAAEIRSAERDNNNVWVLSTRFQKFFLRTLQTREVNLRIIRINTSGAPAPGPFHGLPRVPGPYSLILRSFKLQSKHIKPNTSSLRNLYLEMNLQNKIFMLIEFLLFFLSLNKAQDNNVTFESRFGSTPRKGLTTIFQWKSLDWKYQSEYDRQTAIQNGDFIPGTLVPIDMDVYYSGSQNIGNLIFLTVPRFQLGVPATLNTVNNEGLLTPYPPGWDWHTNPKQCKRNRIVSVYRVMVDECGRLWVLDTGILDEELICPPQLLAFDLKTNQVIAQYEIPKDQYSPGGESILVTPVVDVRDPKNGCFDTFVYIADVTRFGLIVYDHSRKTSWRITNNLFYPYPNAGTFEILGESFDLMDGILGLSLSPLIPGQDRTLYFHALSSFTENRVATSIIRNQTLFSDTTDGAPRKFNLYSRTRTSQAAAEAIDRNGNQYFVLTRDLALACWNIRNEYGGSNINILERNPETLQFGSGVKVITNRKNNQELWVITVRFQKLMTGTLNPNEVNFRIQAAKIDDLVKGGRCGSQSGGHQHGPGGGYGLSKYTRDLRYLPAN; this comes from the exons atgttgtttcggTTGTTAACAGTGTTATTGTTTTGTGGAATTGTTGTTAACGGTTTCGAAGTTCTCAATCAGTGGAATACTTTGGAATATGATGTACCGGAATTTGATTATGAAACTGCACGAACTATTag accagaaaataatgtatttaccGGTATGGAAATTACAGATGATCGCATATTCATAGCAACACCACGATTGTATTCAGGAACTGGACCAACAGTAACATCAATTCCTCGTAACACTTTACCAGGAAGTTCACCAGTATTAAAAGCGTATCCTGATTGGTCATGGCATACACAAAATGTTCGTGGACAGAACTATTCATGTGAAGGATTAGTCTCAGTTTATCGATTGCGACAAGATTCTTGTAATAG GTTATGGGTATTAGATTCTGGTCTAACAACATCCATTGAAGATTTCAGAGTAGTTTGTCCACCAAAAATTGTAATCTTCGATTTGCATACAAACCAACCAGTACGAATAATTCAATTTCCACGTGGTGTCTTACGTCCAAGCACATTAACCACGAATTTAGTAATTGATGAAGTGTCACGTGGAAAATGTGATAATGCTTTCGCATACATTTCAGACACCGCAGCACCTGGTTTGATTGTTTATGACAGTGCCAAAGATGCTGCATGGCGTTTTATTCATCCAACTATGTTCCCTGATCCTGATTTTAGTTCTACAACTGTAGCTGGTGAAACATTCCAATTGATGGATGGTATTGTCGGTTTGGCAATGTCTGCGCCAACAGGAGTGCTATATTATCAACCATTAGCAACAAATCGAGTATTTAGTGTTCCATTAGCAGTTTTACAAAAAGGGCCATTGGCACAAAATGAAGAATTACCTGTTAGTTTAGTCGGAACAAAAAGTTCTCAAGGTATTGGATTGGCTGTGGATCCAAAAACAGACAGTCTTATATTTGGACCAGCAACTGAAACCGCCATAGCCCTCTGGAATCCTAGAAGTAATTTACAaag TGTATTGGCTTATGACCCAGAACTTTTACAATTCGCTGCAGAAATTCGAAGTGCAGAAcgtgataataataatgtatgggTACTATCAACACGTTTCCAAAAGTTCTTCTTACGCACACTTCAAACGCGAGAAGTAAATCTTCGTATTATACGCATTAACACTTCAGGTGCTCCTGCACCAGGACCATTCCATGGTTTACCAAGAGTACCAGGGCCGTATTCATTAA TTTTAAGGTCGTTCAAACTACAGTCAAAACATATAAAACCCAATACATCATCTCTACGCAATTTGTATTTAG AAATGaatctacaaaataaaatattcatgttaATTGAATTCCTTTTGTTTTTCTTGAGTCTGAACAAAGCTCAAGATAACAATGTAACATTTGAAAGTCGATTTGGTTCAACACCACGAAAAGGTTTAACTACAATATTTCAATGGAAAAGTTTAGATTGGAAATATCAATCAGAATATGATCGACAAACGGCAATACAAAATGGTGATTTTATACCTGGTACATTAGTTCCAATTGACATGGATGTATATTATTCAG GTTCACAAAATATtgggaatttaatttttttgacggTACCTAGATTTCAATTAGGTGTTCCAGCTACTTTAAATACTGTGAATAATGAAGGATTATTAACTCCATATCCACCAGGTTGGGATTGGCATACAAATCCAAAACAATGTAAACGTAATCGTATAGTCTCGGTTTACCGAGTTATG GTAGATGAATGCGGAAGACTTTGGGTTTTAGATACAGGTATTCTTGATGAAGAATTAATCTGTCCTCCACAATTGCTTGCTTTCGACTTAAAAACG AATCAAGTAATAGCCCAATATGAAATACCGAAGGATCAATATAGCCCGGGAGGAGAAAGTATTTTGGTGACACCTGTAGTAGATGTTCGTGATCCTAAGAATGGATGCTTCGATACGTTTGTTTATATAGCCGATGTTACACGTTTTGGCTTAATTGTTTACGATCATTCTCGTAAAACATCTTGGAGGATTacaaataatctattttatCCATATCCAAATGCAGGAACTTTCGAAATTTTAG GCGAATCATTTGATTTGATGGATGGTATTTTGGGTTTGTCATTATCACCATTAATTCCTGGCCAAGATCGAACATTATACTTCCATGCACTTTCAAGTTTTACAGAAAATCGAGTAGCAACATCTATAATACGTAATCAAACATTATTTTCGGATACTACCGACGGAGCACCACGAAAATTTAAC ctttattcACGAACTCGAACATCACAAGCTGCAGCTGAAGCAATTGATCGTAATGGCAACCAATACTTTGTTCTGACTCGAGACTTAGCGTTAGCTTGTTGGAATATTCGTAATGAATATGGTggatcaaatattaatattttagaacgTAACCCAGAAACATTACAATTTGGCAGTGGAGTGAAAGTAATtacaaatcgaaaaaataatcaagaatTATGGGTAATCACTGTACGATTCCAAAAATTGATGACTGGTACATTAAATCCAAATGAAGTTAATTTTCGAATACAAGCAGCAAAAATTGATGATTTAGTAAAAGGTGGTCGATGTGGTAGTCAAAGTGGTGGTCATCAGCATGGACCAGGAGGTGGTTACGGTCTCTCAAAATACACTCGTGATTTACGATACTTACCTGCtaactaa